From the genome of Pseudomonas mohnii:
TGTCAGCAGATGAGCGGGGGCACGTAGTCGTTCGCGCTTTGGAGGATATCAATTTTTCCTTCAAGGACGGCGATAGGGTTGGCTTGCTAGGGCATAACGGAGCGGGTAAGAGCACTTTATTACGCCTGTTGTCCGGGGTTTTTGTGCCCACTTCAGGTGTTGCCAGTATCGAAGGTGATATTGGTTCGTTAATTGATATCTCGCTTGGCATCGATCCGGAGGCGACAGGGCGAGAAAATATCTATTATCGAGCAGCTCTCTTAGGGATCAGCAAGTCTGAAATCGAACGTAGATTTGACGAAATCGTAGAGTTCTCCGAACTGGGGGATTTCATCGATATGCCTACGCGGACTTATTCTTCAGGTATGCATCTGCGCTTGGCATTTTCCGTCTCTACCATTATTTCTCCAGAGATTCTTCTGATGGATGAATGGTTGTCTGTAGGCGATGCAAATTTCCAGCATAAAGCAGAGGCGCGGATGACTGATATTCTCAACTCTACCAAGATACTGGTGGTGGCGACGCATTCACGTGAGCTCGTCCTGAACACCTGTAATAGGGTTATCTGGCTGGAGCACGGAAAAATCAAAATGGACGGAGATCCTGCTTCTGTCGCGACCGCTTATTTTGGCATGTGATTTTATTTAATTACGCAGTTGAGTTTATAGTGTTGAAAAGCTCACCCTTCTCAGGGTGGGCTTTTGGTTTATTTGATCCAAATTTTAGAGGGCTGTGCTGATCCGCTGGGGCATGCCAGTGAACTGGCTAAAAGGGGAGGGGGCCAGGTTTTCTGGGCTCATGGGGATTTTAGAATGCGAAA
Proteins encoded in this window:
- a CDS encoding ABC transporter ATP-binding protein produces the protein MASIDFNNVTAEFPIYNANGRSLKKRLIQVATGGKLSADERGHVVVRALEDINFSFKDGDRVGLLGHNGAGKSTLLRLLSGVFVPTSGVASIEGDIGSLIDISLGIDPEATGRENIYYRAALLGISKSEIERRFDEIVEFSELGDFIDMPTRTYSSGMHLRLAFSVSTIISPEILLMDEWLSVGDANFQHKAEARMTDILNSTKILVVATHSRELVLNTCNRVIWLEHGKIKMDGDPASVATAYFGM